A window of the Arthrobacter sp. Marseille-P9274 genome harbors these coding sequences:
- a CDS encoding ParB/RepB/Spo0J family partition protein has protein sequence MSEKRRGLGRGLGALIPNAAVATEDSAPEGGSNAPKGRPVDVFFPSAGTRPYLEGTGEADRAAGRPSSSAAQVAEVLRGPRRSAAGGRKSAAAGGAKGAKTNKPETAQETETADSKADPLEVEASLEGDAPNAVVPRESSGNLEKSESDDTRGQSDPATDDVSRETLVEVPGAKFAEVPVGSIHPNRKQPRSVFDEEDMAELVHSVREIGILQPIVVRPSSEQNDHEYELVMGERRWRAAQQAGLEAVPAIIRSTSDDDLLRDALLENLHRSQLNPLEEAAAYQQLLEDFGCTHDELADRIGRSRPQVSNTIRLMKLPPLVQRRVAAGVLSAGHARALLGLADPAEMEKLAQKIVAEGLSVRATEEIVALSDSLRRPKRETKPRLGARHERLDFLATSLSDRLDTNVKITLGAKKGRVSIEFASVDDLNRIMGVLSPSEN, from the coding sequence ATGAGTGAGAAACGCCGCGGTTTGGGCAGGGGCCTAGGCGCTTTGATTCCGAATGCTGCAGTGGCCACTGAAGACTCAGCGCCGGAAGGCGGTTCGAACGCACCGAAGGGGCGGCCTGTCGACGTCTTTTTCCCCTCGGCCGGTACCCGTCCCTATCTTGAGGGCACCGGAGAGGCCGACCGTGCCGCGGGACGTCCCTCTTCGTCCGCTGCTCAGGTCGCAGAAGTGCTGCGTGGGCCCCGCCGATCGGCCGCAGGGGGCCGCAAGAGCGCTGCTGCGGGCGGTGCAAAAGGGGCAAAGACCAACAAGCCCGAGACAGCCCAGGAGACGGAGACAGCGGACTCCAAGGCAGATCCGCTCGAGGTAGAGGCGAGCCTAGAGGGCGATGCCCCCAACGCCGTTGTCCCGCGCGAGTCCAGTGGAAACCTTGAGAAGTCCGAATCTGACGACACCCGTGGACAGTCCGATCCCGCCACGGACGACGTTTCACGTGAAACTCTCGTGGAGGTACCGGGCGCCAAGTTTGCGGAAGTCCCTGTCGGATCCATTCATCCGAACCGCAAGCAGCCCAGATCGGTCTTCGATGAAGAGGACATGGCCGAACTTGTGCACTCGGTGCGCGAAATCGGCATCTTGCAGCCCATCGTCGTTCGGCCTTCCTCTGAGCAGAACGATCACGAGTACGAACTGGTCATGGGTGAGCGCCGATGGCGCGCGGCCCAGCAGGCAGGACTCGAAGCCGTGCCGGCGATCATTCGTTCTACGTCTGATGATGACCTGCTTCGTGATGCCCTCTTGGAGAACCTCCACCGCAGTCAACTGAATCCACTCGAGGAAGCAGCGGCCTACCAACAACTGCTTGAGGATTTCGGCTGCACGCACGATGAGTTGGCTGACAGAATCGGCCGTTCACGCCCGCAGGTGTCCAATACGATCCGTTTGATGAAGCTTCCGCCATTGGTGCAGCGTCGCGTAGCGGCGGGAGTGCTCTCGGCAGGGCACGCGCGTGCCCTGCTCGGTTTAGCGGATCCCGCGGAGATGGAGAAGCTGGCACAGAAGATCGTTGCCGAGGGTTTGTCTGTAAGGGCCACCGAGGAGATTGTCGCCCTCAGTGACAGTCTCCGCAGGCCGAAGCGGGAGACCAAGCCTCGTTTAGGCGCTCGGCACGAGCGCCTAGATTTCCTAGCTACATCGTTGTCGGATCGCTTGGATACGAATGTGAAGATCACCTTGGGGGCGAAAAAGGGGCGCGTCAGTATTGAGTTTGCCAGCGTTGACGACCTCAATCGCATCATGGGTGTGCTTAGTCCGTCAGAGAACTAA
- a CDS encoding NUDIX hydrolase gives MAYPVPSAPKRTPLTAAVGSTAPGHHALPTVEEVSAGGVVVDTATDELRVAIIARFNRGGRLEWCLPKGHPENAETNEEAAVREIEEETGIQGKVLATLGSIDYWFTVSGHRVHKTVHHFLLRATGGELTIENDPDHEAVDVAWIPLAELGRKLSFPNERRIVDLAREVLPEYL, from the coding sequence ATGGCATATCCGGTCCCAAGTGCACCAAAGCGCACTCCGCTAACAGCGGCAGTGGGCAGCACCGCGCCCGGACACCATGCCCTGCCCACGGTGGAGGAGGTTTCCGCCGGCGGCGTCGTCGTGGATACGGCCACCGATGAGCTGCGCGTGGCCATCATCGCGAGGTTCAACCGCGGCGGACGACTGGAGTGGTGCCTGCCGAAGGGCCACCCCGAGAACGCGGAAACCAACGAGGAAGCGGCCGTCCGCGAGATCGAAGAGGAAACCGGAATCCAGGGCAAGGTCCTCGCCACCCTCGGCAGCATCGACTACTGGTTCACTGTCAGTGGCCACCGCGTCCACAAGACCGTCCACCACTTCCTGCTCCGCGCCACGGGGGGCGAACTGACCATCGAGAACGACCCGGACCACGAGGCAGTCGATGTCGCGTGGATTCCGCTGGCCGAGCTGGGGCGGAAGCTTTCTTTTCCCAATGAGCGCCGCATCGTCGACCTGGCCCGGGAAGTCCTGCCCGAGTACCTCTGA
- a CDS encoding peptidoglycan-binding protein — MMESDAADRSLRRSDASPRVVALRERLLRAGVSMAYLAPDQVNDASVFDDHVDAAVRTFQQARGLMVDGVAGPETLRALSEAQFNLGDRQLAWFPGADLIRGDDVAELQRQLSYLGFYYGHIDGEFGERCYYAVRELQMNLGLEVTGVCDAPLIGAMARVSRTISPSQAFSLRDYEHLHQSSAALKGRVVCLGAGQGSAKAEHAIDRASGQALSQWSVASDITHRIESILSALGADVTVIGDTAEMPHAERMQRIKSSNASLSVTINCDWLDQPAANGVSAFYWGRPETGEIRSPIGHRAAELVLKEILARTSMTDLGIHGRSWDILRMTSVPSIELDLGYLSSPVDSERLADPVFRQVLADAVVIAIQRLYLLEEEDEPTGTLAVDDVLRFNPGL, encoded by the coding sequence ATGATGGAATCTGACGCTGCAGACCGCAGTCTGCGCCGTTCCGACGCTAGCCCGCGCGTAGTAGCCCTCCGCGAGAGGCTGCTGCGCGCGGGTGTTTCCATGGCCTACCTGGCACCGGATCAGGTCAATGACGCCTCCGTCTTTGACGACCACGTCGACGCAGCCGTCCGGACCTTCCAGCAGGCGCGCGGGCTCATGGTGGACGGAGTCGCCGGCCCCGAGACACTGCGGGCTCTCTCGGAGGCACAGTTCAACCTCGGCGACCGCCAGCTCGCTTGGTTCCCGGGAGCCGATCTGATCCGCGGAGACGACGTCGCCGAACTGCAGCGACAGCTGTCCTACTTGGGCTTCTACTACGGTCATATCGACGGCGAGTTCGGCGAACGCTGCTACTACGCCGTGCGCGAGCTTCAAATGAACCTCGGCTTGGAAGTAACCGGAGTTTGCGACGCTCCGCTAATCGGTGCCATGGCCCGCGTCAGCCGGACCATTAGCCCGAGCCAAGCCTTCTCCCTGCGCGACTACGAACATCTACACCAGTCCTCAGCCGCTTTGAAGGGCCGGGTCGTTTGCTTGGGAGCAGGGCAGGGGTCGGCGAAGGCCGAACACGCCATCGACAGGGCCAGCGGTCAGGCACTGTCCCAGTGGTCCGTGGCATCCGACATCACGCACCGCATCGAAAGCATTCTTTCTGCGCTCGGCGCCGACGTCACCGTCATCGGGGACACAGCAGAGATGCCACACGCCGAGCGAATGCAAAGAATCAAGAGCTCAAATGCAAGCCTAAGCGTGACTATCAACTGTGACTGGTTGGACCAGCCGGCGGCTAACGGCGTTTCAGCCTTTTACTGGGGAAGACCGGAAACAGGTGAAATCCGATCGCCGATCGGGCACCGGGCAGCCGAGTTGGTCCTCAAAGAGATCCTCGCCCGTACATCCATGACGGATCTCGGTATCCACGGCAGAAGCTGGGACATTCTGCGGATGACATCGGTACCGTCCATCGAACTCGATCTCGGCTACCTCAGCAGCCCGGTCGACAGCGAACGGCTGGCCGATCCCGTCTTCCGTCAGGTCCTGGCGGATGCCGTTGTCATTGCCATTCAGCGGCTTTACCTCCTGGAAGAAGAGGACGAGCCAACGGGAACACTAGCTGTCGACGACGTCCTACGCTTCAACCCCGGCCTCTGA
- the trxB gene encoding thioredoxin-disulfide reductase has protein sequence MSTETNQSVRDVIIVGSGPAGYTAAVYTARANLKPLLIASSVEAGGELMNTTDVENFPGFPGGVMGPDLMDQFQKQAQRFGTEILFEDVTSVDLQGPVKRVTIGTGETFEAKAVIISTGSAYRELGLEDEKRLSGHGVSWCATCDGFFFKGQDIAVIGGGDSAMEEALFLTKFANSVTVVHRRDSLRASKIMQDRALAHEKINFRWNSEVVGIDGTDKVTALRLRDTTDGTESTLAVTGAFVAIGNDPRVALVKDQLELTPEGTIAVQGRSSKTTVPGVFAAGDVIDPTYRQAITASGSGCVAAIDVEHYLAEVSDLPDLVTETAAV, from the coding sequence GTGAGCACAGAAACCAACCAGTCCGTGCGCGACGTCATCATCGTCGGCTCCGGCCCGGCCGGCTACACGGCCGCCGTGTACACCGCACGAGCCAACCTGAAGCCGCTGCTGATCGCCAGCTCTGTTGAAGCCGGCGGTGAACTGATGAACACCACCGACGTCGAAAACTTCCCGGGTTTCCCTGGCGGCGTGATGGGCCCCGACCTGATGGACCAGTTCCAGAAGCAGGCCCAGCGCTTCGGCACAGAGATCCTCTTCGAAGACGTGACTTCCGTGGACCTGCAGGGTCCGGTCAAGCGCGTCACGATCGGGACCGGCGAGACGTTCGAGGCCAAGGCCGTCATCATCTCCACCGGCTCTGCCTACCGCGAGCTGGGCCTCGAGGATGAGAAGCGGCTCTCGGGCCACGGCGTCAGCTGGTGCGCAACCTGCGACGGCTTCTTCTTCAAGGGCCAGGACATCGCCGTCATCGGCGGCGGCGACTCCGCGATGGAGGAAGCCCTGTTCCTGACCAAGTTCGCCAACTCGGTCACCGTCGTCCACCGCCGCGACTCGCTGCGCGCTTCCAAGATCATGCAGGATCGTGCCCTCGCCCACGAGAAGATCAACTTCCGCTGGAACTCCGAGGTCGTGGGCATCGACGGTACGGATAAGGTCACCGCGCTCCGCCTGCGCGACACCACCGACGGCACGGAGAGCACGCTCGCTGTCACCGGTGCCTTCGTCGCTATCGGCAACGACCCCCGGGTCGCTTTGGTCAAGGACCAACTGGAGCTGACTCCTGAAGGAACCATCGCCGTCCAGGGCCGCTCGTCCAAGACCACCGTCCCCGGCGTTTTCGCCGCGGGCGACGTCATCGATCCGACCTACCGCCAGGCAATCACCGCCTCCGGTTCCGGCTGCGTGGCCGCGATCGACGTCGAACACTATCTTGCAGAGGTAAGTGACCTGCCCGACCTGGTCACCGAGACTGCTGCCGTCTAA
- a CDS encoding ParA family protein, whose amino-acid sequence MDTIDETTPLARELANENRRRERLRGRPLPRPTRTRLLTVSNQKGGVGKTTTTVNIAAALAMAGLNVLVVDIDPQGNASTALGVEHHAEVDSIYDVLINDMPLADVVAPCPDIRNLIVAPATIHLAGAEIELVSLVAREQRLRRAIEVYGREREKAGLERLDYVFIDCPPSLGLLTVNAFVAAQEVLIPIQCEYYALEGLSQLLNNIEMIQKHLNAELVVSTILLTMYDGRTNLAAQVAAEVREHFPDQVLSAVVPRSVRISEAPSYQQTVITYDPSSSGALSYQEAAAEIAERGA is encoded by the coding sequence ATGGATACGATCGACGAAACTACTCCACTGGCACGGGAACTAGCCAACGAGAACCGACGCCGCGAACGACTCCGGGGCCGCCCGCTGCCAAGGCCGACCAGGACCCGTCTGCTGACTGTCAGCAATCAAAAGGGCGGAGTCGGCAAGACCACGACGACGGTGAATATTGCCGCCGCCCTCGCCATGGCGGGCCTCAACGTCCTCGTAGTGGATATTGATCCGCAGGGCAACGCCTCCACAGCATTGGGTGTAGAGCACCATGCGGAGGTCGACAGTATTTACGATGTGCTCATCAATGACATGCCGCTGGCAGACGTGGTTGCGCCCTGCCCGGATATCAGGAATCTGATTGTCGCTCCTGCAACCATTCATTTGGCCGGAGCTGAAATTGAGCTCGTGTCTCTCGTCGCAAGGGAACAGCGGCTGCGGCGGGCCATAGAAGTCTATGGTCGTGAGCGCGAAAAGGCTGGCTTGGAGCGCTTGGACTATGTCTTCATCGACTGTCCTCCCAGCCTCGGACTGCTTACGGTCAACGCCTTCGTTGCCGCCCAAGAGGTGCTTATCCCCATCCAGTGTGAGTACTACGCACTGGAAGGTCTCAGCCAGCTTCTGAACAACATCGAAATGATCCAGAAGCATCTGAACGCAGAACTGGTTGTATCGACTATTCTCCTGACCATGTATGACGGCAGGACGAATCTGGCTGCCCAGGTTGCCGCGGAAGTCCGTGAGCACTTCCCGGATCAAGTCCTTAGCGCGGTCGTTCCGCGGTCGGTCCGCATTTCCGAAGCGCCCAGCTACCAGCAGACCGTGATTACGTATGACCCATCGTCGAGTGGTGCACTCTCGTATCAGGAAGCGGCTGCGGAAATAGCAGAACGCGGTGCTTAG
- a CDS encoding ABC transporter substrate-binding protein, whose translation MPLPVDVGTLLGGRYKVTGQVLASAEQDLVLNGIDQVLNRPVSILVAAPENASQAAMSAREIATGERTGNVQVLDLGITDGYTYLITNQAEAADLLDLVIQQDAPYVEPFFTETLGSEIFGKARTYEPETYEDEDYYDEEEEDEPRASLRDRLNRLELPKLGRGNANDGAGKPLFGRRPGAGAAAGAGVAGAAAAASVAGQGRADTGQFDRAETAWQDHADTGRPESVASPRQTIAPPPPASPPHVPADADAPATAPVGRQTTGNPKVSLWQDQEDYAPAAEPARPSARRGEDEYGSAASVFPAGAGAGPTQPEDYDYDYDDDERNRPRTSRLLIGGLLAVLLIVAVVIAVNQLNLFRGGPVAGENQETNNSAPATEPQGSEETSAPAEEVVEPAIAGLSRLVPDMPELDAENDGRLPQAIDGNPATYWTSFQYQSDDFGRYASNLALVVELEESSSISSIELTQLSGSGGKFSVMLNDTASLEGATPVAQGSFTAQNTTIPVPETDGAAPKAQYVIIDFTQLPRLANPQGGPPFGIRMAEIEIS comes from the coding sequence GTGCCACTACCAGTAGATGTGGGGACCTTGCTTGGAGGCCGCTACAAGGTTACCGGCCAAGTCCTCGCATCCGCCGAGCAGGACCTGGTGCTCAACGGCATCGACCAGGTGCTGAACAGGCCGGTAAGCATCCTGGTGGCCGCGCCGGAAAACGCCAGTCAGGCCGCCATGAGCGCACGTGAAATCGCCACCGGCGAGCGTACTGGCAACGTCCAGGTGCTGGATCTTGGCATCACGGACGGCTACACGTACCTCATCACCAACCAGGCCGAGGCCGCTGACCTGCTGGATCTCGTCATCCAGCAGGACGCCCCCTACGTGGAACCGTTCTTCACCGAGACGCTCGGTTCGGAAATCTTCGGCAAAGCCCGTACCTATGAGCCGGAGACGTACGAGGATGAGGACTACTACGACGAAGAGGAAGAGGACGAGCCCCGCGCCAGCCTGCGGGACCGCCTGAACCGGCTGGAGCTGCCCAAGCTGGGACGGGGCAACGCTAACGACGGCGCCGGCAAGCCATTGTTCGGGCGTCGCCCGGGTGCCGGTGCGGCTGCGGGCGCCGGAGTTGCCGGAGCTGCTGCGGCGGCCTCCGTTGCGGGGCAGGGCCGGGCGGACACCGGCCAGTTTGACCGTGCGGAGACCGCCTGGCAGGACCACGCGGACACCGGACGCCCGGAATCCGTTGCCTCGCCGCGGCAGACCATCGCGCCGCCGCCTCCGGCTTCCCCTCCGCACGTCCCCGCGGACGCCGATGCCCCTGCAACCGCGCCCGTTGGCCGGCAGACCACCGGGAATCCCAAGGTCAGCCTCTGGCAGGACCAGGAAGACTATGCTCCCGCTGCCGAGCCTGCCCGCCCCTCCGCCCGACGCGGCGAGGACGAGTATGGCAGCGCTGCCTCCGTGTTCCCCGCGGGAGCCGGCGCCGGCCCGACCCAGCCGGAGGACTATGACTACGATTACGACGACGACGAGCGCAACCGTCCGCGGACCTCGCGCCTGCTGATCGGCGGGCTCCTCGCCGTGCTGCTCATCGTGGCCGTCGTCATCGCCGTCAATCAGCTCAACCTCTTCCGCGGCGGCCCCGTGGCCGGAGAGAACCAGGAGACGAACAACTCTGCTCCGGCGACCGAGCCCCAGGGCAGCGAGGAAACCAGTGCGCCGGCCGAGGAAGTCGTCGAACCCGCGATTGCCGGCCTGAGCCGCCTTGTGCCGGACATGCCGGAACTGGATGCCGAGAACGACGGCCGCTTGCCGCAGGCCATCGACGGGAACCCTGCGACCTACTGGACGAGCTTCCAGTACCAGTCGGACGACTTCGGCCGCTACGCATCGAACCTTGCGCTGGTCGTCGAGCTGGAGGAGTCCTCGAGCATCAGCTCCATCGAGCTGACCCAGCTCAGCGGCAGCGGCGGAAAGTTCTCGGTCATGCTCAACGACACGGCATCGCTTGAAGGCGCCACCCCGGTCGCCCAGGGCAGCTTCACGGCCCAGAACACCACCATCCCGGTGCCCGAAACCGACGGCGCGGCCCCCAAGGCCCAGTACGTCATCATCGATTTCACCCAGTTGCCCCGCCTGGCCAACCCGCAGGGCGGCCCGCCCTTCGGCATCCGCATGGCGGAGATCGAAATCTCCTGA
- the murJ gene encoding murein biosynthesis integral membrane protein MurJ yields the protein MSASRPQSTARASAIMAAGTMVSRVLGFVRTSLLAVAIGANTTMGDIFEKANTIPNIIYLLLAGGVFNVVLVPQIIKASNNNDGGADYVSRLLSLTVLVLGGIALAATALAGPIISTLTTGWTQPMLELGTIFALWCLPQIFFYGLYAVVGQVLNAHGRFGWYMWAPVVNNVVAISVLVLYIFLFGSYTPQGDHPEAWTSPQTMVLAGGTTLGIVLQSLVLLWPLSRLGLGLKLKFGWRGIGLRQAGKVAGWTLGTMVVGNSAYLLYGTIASAATAGRQELADGGAGVPGEYALNTGTLIAMLPHSVFVLSLATVLFNQLSRSQATGDMEAVRGTINSGLRTIGVATMFGAAVLVVLAGPLARLFAGSGPTAEASAGAMGQIVAVLGAAMPFMSIYFFLSRVFYAEEDAKTPLIMQSILSGTCAVIAIVLGQLLPSTQIVFALAILFAIFHLFSAALAHLFAVRRLGDYGTAGVAESYIRFGYAALGSAAAGAAALWLLGGYQSGGFAMGSIVAAVVSLAICGTVMAAVYLLLLKLLRASELDGFLAPILARLPGRA from the coding sequence ATGTCTGCTTCCCGCCCCCAAAGCACAGCCCGCGCCAGCGCCATCATGGCCGCCGGCACCATGGTCTCGCGCGTGCTCGGCTTCGTCCGCACGTCGCTGCTGGCCGTCGCCATCGGCGCGAATACGACGATGGGCGACATTTTCGAAAAAGCCAACACCATTCCGAACATCATCTACCTGCTGCTCGCAGGCGGCGTGTTCAATGTGGTGCTGGTGCCGCAGATCATTAAGGCCAGCAACAACAACGACGGCGGCGCCGACTATGTCTCGCGCCTGCTGTCCCTCACGGTGCTGGTCTTGGGAGGCATCGCCCTCGCGGCGACGGCGCTGGCCGGGCCGATCATCTCGACGCTGACCACCGGCTGGACCCAGCCCATGCTGGAACTGGGCACGATCTTCGCCCTCTGGTGCCTGCCGCAGATCTTCTTCTACGGCCTGTACGCCGTCGTCGGCCAGGTGCTGAACGCCCACGGCCGCTTCGGCTGGTACATGTGGGCCCCGGTGGTGAACAACGTCGTTGCCATCTCGGTCCTGGTGCTCTACATCTTCCTCTTCGGCTCCTACACGCCCCAGGGAGACCATCCCGAGGCGTGGACGTCGCCGCAGACCATGGTGCTGGCGGGCGGGACCACGCTCGGAATCGTGCTGCAAAGCCTGGTCCTGCTGTGGCCGCTGAGCCGGCTGGGCCTGGGCCTGAAGCTGAAGTTCGGCTGGCGCGGGATCGGCCTGCGGCAGGCAGGCAAGGTGGCAGGCTGGACGCTGGGTACCATGGTCGTCGGCAACTCCGCCTACCTCCTTTACGGCACCATCGCGTCCGCGGCCACCGCCGGCCGCCAGGAGCTGGCCGACGGCGGCGCCGGCGTCCCCGGTGAATATGCGCTGAACACCGGAACCCTGATCGCGATGCTGCCGCACTCCGTTTTCGTGCTCTCGCTGGCCACCGTCCTGTTCAACCAGCTCTCGCGCTCCCAGGCGACGGGCGACATGGAGGCCGTCCGCGGAACCATCAACTCCGGCCTGCGCACCATCGGCGTGGCCACCATGTTCGGCGCCGCGGTCCTGGTGGTCCTCGCCGGGCCGCTGGCCCGCCTCTTTGCCGGTTCCGGCCCGACGGCGGAGGCCTCGGCGGGCGCGATGGGCCAGATCGTCGCGGTGCTGGGCGCCGCCATGCCGTTCATGAGCATCTACTTCTTCCTCAGCCGCGTCTTCTACGCCGAGGAGGATGCGAAGACGCCGCTGATCATGCAGTCGATCCTTTCCGGCACCTGTGCCGTCATTGCGATCGTCCTGGGCCAGTTGCTGCCCTCTACCCAGATCGTCTTCGCGCTGGCCATCCTGTTCGCGATCTTCCACCTCTTCTCGGCCGCCCTCGCGCACCTCTTCGCCGTCCGCCGCCTCGGGGACTACGGCACCGCTGGCGTCGCGGAGAGCTACATCCGGTTCGGCTACGCCGCCCTCGGTTCCGCCGCCGCCGGCGCAGCCGCCCTGTGGCTGCTCGGCGGCTACCAGTCCGGCGGCTTCGCCATGGGCAGCATCGTCGCCGCCGTCGTCAGCCTGGCCATTTGCGGCACCGTCATGGCCGCCGTCTATCTCCTGCTGCTCAAACTGCTGCGCGCCTCCGAGCTGGATGGCTTCCTGGCCCCGATTCTTGCGCGGCTGCCGGGACGCGCCTGA
- a CDS encoding CCA tRNA nucleotidyltransferase produces the protein MVHVFGPANAPGTSALQLPDVVMELGQRFVDAGHELSLVGGPVRDLFLGRVSPDLDFTSDADPDAIVAVIRKWADTFWEIGRDFGTIGLRKGDFTIEVTTYRADAYDPDSRKPQVAFGKSLEDDLFRRDFTMNAMALRLPSLELVDPYGGVRDLHAGMVRTPGEPSTSFSDDPLRMLRAARFASQLNVSVAPEVAAAMTDMAERIEIISAERVRDELVKLINGKDPRAGIDLLVETGLAEYVLPEVAALKLEIDEHHRHKDVYQHSLTVLEQACELETDDGGAVPGPDFVLRFAALMHDVGKPATRRFEPSGAVSFRHHDAVGAKLTAKRMKKLRFDNDTIKAVSRLVELHMRFYGYGEAGWTDSAVRRYVTDAGPLLERLHRLTRSDVTTRNRRKAERLAFAYDDLEQRISALKEQEQLDSVRPDLDGQRIMALLGIKPGPAVGRAYKFLLDERMENGPQDPDVAEKKLLEWWTQQPESASDADGS, from the coding sequence ATGGTTCACGTTTTTGGCCCGGCAAACGCCCCCGGGACTTCCGCCCTGCAGCTGCCCGATGTCGTCATGGAATTGGGGCAGCGGTTCGTGGACGCCGGACATGAACTGTCCCTGGTGGGCGGGCCGGTGCGGGACCTCTTCCTGGGCCGCGTGTCGCCGGACCTGGACTTCACGAGCGACGCCGACCCGGACGCCATCGTCGCCGTCATCCGCAAATGGGCCGACACCTTCTGGGAAATCGGCCGTGACTTCGGGACCATCGGCCTCCGCAAGGGCGACTTCACCATCGAGGTCACTACCTATCGGGCCGATGCCTATGACCCGGATTCCCGCAAGCCGCAGGTCGCGTTCGGCAAGTCCCTGGAGGATGACCTCTTCCGCCGCGACTTCACCATGAACGCCATGGCGCTAAGGCTGCCCTCCCTGGAACTGGTCGATCCGTACGGCGGCGTCCGGGACCTGCATGCCGGCATGGTCCGCACCCCGGGGGAGCCCTCGACGTCGTTCTCCGATGACCCGCTGCGCATGCTCCGCGCCGCGCGCTTTGCTTCCCAGCTCAACGTCTCAGTGGCCCCCGAGGTGGCCGCGGCAATGACGGACATGGCCGAGCGGATCGAGATCATTTCGGCCGAGCGTGTGCGCGACGAACTGGTCAAGCTGATCAACGGCAAGGACCCGCGGGCCGGCATCGATCTGTTGGTGGAAACCGGACTAGCCGAGTATGTGCTGCCGGAGGTTGCGGCGCTCAAGCTGGAAATCGATGAGCACCACCGGCATAAGGATGTGTATCAGCATTCGCTCACCGTGCTGGAGCAGGCGTGCGAATTGGAAACCGACGACGGCGGTGCGGTACCCGGCCCGGACTTCGTCCTGCGGTTCGCGGCGTTAATGCACGACGTCGGCAAGCCGGCGACGCGGCGGTTCGAGCCTTCGGGCGCCGTCAGCTTTCGGCACCACGACGCAGTCGGCGCGAAGCTGACCGCCAAGCGGATGAAGAAGCTACGCTTCGACAACGACACCATCAAGGCCGTCTCGCGGCTCGTGGAACTCCATATGCGGTTCTATGGCTATGGCGAGGCCGGCTGGACGGACTCGGCGGTCCGCCGGTACGTGACGGATGCCGGACCGCTACTCGAGCGGCTGCACCGGCTCACGCGCTCGGACGTCACCACCCGCAACCGACGCAAGGCCGAGCGGCTCGCGTTCGCGTACGACGACCTGGAGCAGCGCATCTCTGCGCTGAAGGAGCAGGAGCAGCTCGATTCCGTGCGGCCGGATTTGGACGGACAGCGGATCATGGCCCTGCTCGGGATCAAGCCCGGCCCGGCGGTGGGACGGGCCTACAAGTTCCTGCTCGACGAGCGGATGGAGAACGGGCCGCAGGATCCGGACGTTGCCGAGAAGAAGCTTCTGGAGTGGTGGACCCAACAGCCGGAATCCGCATCAGATGCGGATGGCTCATGA
- the trxA gene encoding thioredoxin, translating into MSTAKDVTDASFDADVLKSDKPVIVDFWAEWCGPCRMLSPILDDIAQEHAGKVEVVKLNVDDNPATAAQYGITSIPAVYVFKDGQVAATSIGAKPKQVIEQEFAEFLG; encoded by the coding sequence ATGAGCACTGCAAAAGACGTTACCGACGCCAGTTTCGACGCCGACGTCCTGAAGTCCGACAAGCCGGTCATCGTGGACTTCTGGGCTGAATGGTGCGGCCCCTGCCGCATGCTGTCGCCGATCCTCGATGACATCGCGCAGGAGCACGCCGGCAAGGTCGAGGTCGTCAAGCTCAATGTAGACGACAACCCCGCCACCGCAGCCCAGTACGGCATCACCTCCATCCCGGCGGTCTACGTCTTCAAGGACGGCCAGGTCGCCGCAACCTCCATCGGCGCCAAGCCGAAGCAGGTTATCGAGCAGGAATTCGCTGAGTTCCTCGGCTAA
- a CDS encoding histidine phosphatase family protein, with product MSYLPVSNDYPKLWLVRHGETEWSRSGQYTGLTDLELTENGVLQAREAGRKLSGLKFSTVLSSPLKRAVRTAELAGFSDPEIVPYAHEWDYGEYEGLRSAEIRAKDPSYLIWTHGVRGGETLEQVADRADHVIAKVLDSPSEPPFQPDPIVQRNVLLVAHGHFLRVLAARWLDLPPVEGRRFVLDTAAVCSLGWDKQTPAVTGWNI from the coding sequence ATGAGCTACCTGCCTGTCAGTAATGACTATCCGAAGCTTTGGCTTGTGCGTCATGGGGAGACGGAGTGGTCCAGGAGCGGCCAGTACACGGGCCTGACCGATCTGGAACTGACCGAAAACGGGGTGCTGCAGGCCCGGGAGGCCGGAAGGAAGCTGTCAGGGCTCAAATTCTCAACGGTGCTGTCATCCCCGCTGAAGCGTGCGGTAAGAACCGCTGAGCTTGCGGGATTTTCCGATCCGGAGATTGTTCCTTACGCGCATGAGTGGGACTACGGCGAGTACGAGGGGCTGCGCAGCGCCGAGATCCGCGCCAAGGACCCGTCCTACCTGATCTGGACCCACGGCGTGCGCGGCGGTGAAACGCTCGAGCAGGTAGCCGACCGGGCCGACCATGTCATTGCCAAAGTGCTGGACAGTCCTTCCGAGCCTCCATTTCAACCGGATCCCATAGTCCAGCGCAACGTGCTGTTGGTGGCGCACGGACATTTTCTCCGCGTGCTGGCCGCCCGCTGGCTCGACTTGCCGCCGGTCGAGGGGCGCCGCTTTGTCCTCGACACCGCGGCGGTCTGCAGCCTGGGCTGGGACAAGCAGACTCCGGCGGTCACAGGCTGGAACATCTGA